Proteins found in one Manduca sexta isolate Smith_Timp_Sample1 chromosome 8, JHU_Msex_v1.0, whole genome shotgun sequence genomic segment:
- the LOC115440878 gene encoding uncharacterized protein LOC115440878: MMEANKIDEEAQADIPEPSKEEETIKIRPLERIKLHPKAPIEPSAYGKGKNFSRPWILQDGREVPGVGSEMRDCYKVPKKSQHSEGIRKRMLTDFFWEQMLDEVIEELATSQPVSEYCTEYDANFIKDNFEPRNLEITADKNMHLKYPLYGTGSSAITFYSETITKCGPGEILEKFRRCQHFTKPMEERLDIGWVL, translated from the exons ATGATGGaagcaaataaaattgatgaaGAGGCACAGGCCGATATACCTGAACCCAGCAAAGAAGAAGAAACAATAAAGATAAGACCGCTTGAGCGCATAAAGCTACACCCAAAAGCCCCTATAGAACCTTCGGCCTATGGAAAAGGAAAAAACTTTAGCCGTCCATGGATACTTCAGGACGGACGAGAAGTCCCTGGTGTAGGCAGTGAAATGCGTGACTGCTACAAAGTCCCCAAAAAGTCTCAGCATAGTGAAG gCATTCGAAAAAGGATGTTAACTGATTTCTTCTGGGAGCAAATGTTAGATGAAGTTATAGAGGAGTTAGCAACTTCTCAACCAGTTTCCGAGTACTGCACGGAGTATGACGCTAATTTCATCAAGGATAATTTCGAACCACGCAATTTGGAGATAACAGCTGATAAAAAT ATGCACCTAAAGTATCCCTTATACGGAACCGGATCCAGTGCAATAACATTCTACAGTGAAACTATAACAAAATGTGGCCCT GGAGAGATATTGGAGAAATTCAGGCGCTGTCAACATTTCACGAAGCCAATGGAAGAACGGTTAGATATTGGCTGGGTTTTGTGA
- the LOC115440879 gene encoding NADH dehydrogenase [ubiquinone] 1 alpha subcomplex subunit 13: MADSFQIARKQDLPPPGGYKPIPFARIPAKKYFNGYTMFAGYLGITAGALYLYNINWKQVQRDQIEMRSAKMAIYPMLLAERDREYLKQLRRNRDAETELMRDVPGWEVGTYYGERVYKLVPPDALVQPIFHEYYAHTEPKEWYRRAYIKLRS, encoded by the exons ATGGCTGATAGTTTTCAAATTGCCCGAAAACAAGATTTGCCCCCTCCGGGGGGCTATAAGCCCATTCCTTTTGCAAGGATTCcggcgaaaaaatattttaatg GGTATACAATGTTTGCCGGATACTTGGGTATAACAGCTGGTGCGCTATACCTATACAATATCAACTGGAAACAAGTGCAGAGGGACCAAATAGAAATGCGCTCGGCTAAGATGGCGATATACCCTATGCTCCTTGCGGAGAGAGACAGGGAATACCTGAAACAGCTCCGTAGGAACAGGGATGCTGAAACTGAGCTTATGCGCGACGTTCCTGGATGGGAG GTCGGTACTTACTACGGTGAGCGTGTTTACAAGCTCGTGCCTCCCGACGCGCTGGTGCAGCCCATCTTCCACGAATATTACGCACACACCGAGCCCAAGGAATGGTACAGACGCGCTTACATCAAACTGcgatcataa
- the LOC115440876 gene encoding very-long-chain (3R)-3-hydroxyacyl-CoA dehydratase isoform X2, translating to MVVPSPFVYWAQTESSVSLKIDLKNVIKPEVKVLENNVKFSAQGTGARGDSQYEFSLDLFSPIKTTSSDGEQATTVRVFDNRVELLLQKEKPAWWPRVTAQPQKPAWLKINFDLWKSEDGQDSDDDKRDVMRDYPGMYDRLHKEEFGYRKDYKKVYLIIYNLFQFVGFMYVLAVMGVRYAKLEYDSVADTYEHVGPAMKFLQLMQYLEVMHPLFGYTKGGPLMPFLQISGRAFVLFAMIEAEPRMQTKPVVFYLFIVWATIEIVRYPFYIAQLYKKEIYILTWLRYTLWIPLYPIGVVCEAIVILRNIPYFEETQRLTVSLPNTWNFAFHMPTFMRVYLLLLTFPGMYTVMSHMYKLRTVKLRPKIVIKKSK from the exons atggtgGTTCCAAGTCCGTTTGTGTATTGGGCACAGACAGAAAGTTCTGTATCattaaaaattgatttaaaaaatgttattaaacctGAAGTGAAAGTTCTggaaaacaatgtaaaattcTCTGCTCAAGGCACCGGTGCGCGCGGAGACAGTCAATATGAATTTAGCTTGGACTTATTTTCTCCTATAAAAACG ACCAGCTCTGATGGCGAGCAGGCTACAACAGTCCGCGTGTTTGACAACAGAGTGGAGCTGTTGTTACAAAAAGAGAAGCCAGCATGGTGGCCCCGAGTTACGGCTCAACCACAGAAACCAGCCTGGCTAAAG ATAAACTTTGACTTGTGGAAATCTGAAGATGGACAAGACAGTGATGACGATAAACGTGACGTTATGAGAGACTATCCCGGGATGTACGACCGGCTACATAAAGAGGAGTTTGGGTACAGGAAAG ACTACAAGAAGGTGTACCTGATTATATACAACCTGTTCCAATTCGTGGGCTTTATGTACGTGCTCGCGGTGATGGGTGTGCGGTATGCGAAACTGGAGTACGACTCGGTGGCGGACACGTACGAACACGTCGGACCCGCCATGAAGTTCCTGCAGCTCATGCAGTATCTGGAAGTCATGCATCCGTTGTTCGGGTATACTAAG GGGGGACCTTTGATGCCTTTCTTGCAAATATCCGGCCGAGCGTTCGTGTTGTTTGCGATGATCGAAGCTGAACCCAGGATGCAGACGAAACCGGTCGTGTTTTACTTGTTCATTGTATGGGCCACTATTGAGATTGTGAG GTATCCATTCTACATAGCACAGCTGTACAAGAAAGAAATCTATATATTGACGTGGCTGCGGTACACTTTGTGGATACCGTTATACCCCATCGGAGTTGTGTGTGAGGCAATTGTTATATTAAGAAACATACCATACTTCGAAGAGACGCAGAGACTAACGGTGTCTCTGCCGAACACTTGGAACTTTGCTTTCCACATGCCGACATTCATGAGAGTATATCTACTGTTACTTACCTTCCCAGGCATGTACACAGTAATGTCACACATGTACAAACTGAGAACTGTAAAGTTGAGACCAAAGATTGTGATTAAGAagtctaaataa
- the LOC115440876 gene encoding very-long-chain (3R)-3-hydroxyacyl-CoA dehydratase isoform X1, with the protein MVVPSPFVYWAQTESSVSLKIDLKNVIKPEVKVLENNVKFSAQGTGARGDSQYEFSLDLFSPIKTTSSDGEQATTVRVFDNRVELLLQKEKPAWWPRVTAQPQKPAWLKINFDLWKSEDGQDSDDDKRDVMRDYPGMYDRLHKEEFGYRKEDYKKVYLIIYNLFQFVGFMYVLAVMGVRYAKLEYDSVADTYEHVGPAMKFLQLMQYLEVMHPLFGYTKGGPLMPFLQISGRAFVLFAMIEAEPRMQTKPVVFYLFIVWATIEIVRYPFYIAQLYKKEIYILTWLRYTLWIPLYPIGVVCEAIVILRNIPYFEETQRLTVSLPNTWNFAFHMPTFMRVYLLLLTFPGMYTVMSHMYKLRTVKLRPKIVIKKSK; encoded by the exons atggtgGTTCCAAGTCCGTTTGTGTATTGGGCACAGACAGAAAGTTCTGTATCattaaaaattgatttaaaaaatgttattaaacctGAAGTGAAAGTTCTggaaaacaatgtaaaattcTCTGCTCAAGGCACCGGTGCGCGCGGAGACAGTCAATATGAATTTAGCTTGGACTTATTTTCTCCTATAAAAACG ACCAGCTCTGATGGCGAGCAGGCTACAACAGTCCGCGTGTTTGACAACAGAGTGGAGCTGTTGTTACAAAAAGAGAAGCCAGCATGGTGGCCCCGAGTTACGGCTCAACCACAGAAACCAGCCTGGCTAAAG ATAAACTTTGACTTGTGGAAATCTGAAGATGGACAAGACAGTGATGACGATAAACGTGACGTTATGAGAGACTATCCCGGGATGTACGACCGGCTACATAAAGAGGAGTTTGGGTACAGGAAAG AAGACTACAAGAAGGTGTACCTGATTATATACAACCTGTTCCAATTCGTGGGCTTTATGTACGTGCTCGCGGTGATGGGTGTGCGGTATGCGAAACTGGAGTACGACTCGGTGGCGGACACGTACGAACACGTCGGACCCGCCATGAAGTTCCTGCAGCTCATGCAGTATCTGGAAGTCATGCATCCGTTGTTCGGGTATACTAAG GGGGGACCTTTGATGCCTTTCTTGCAAATATCCGGCCGAGCGTTCGTGTTGTTTGCGATGATCGAAGCTGAACCCAGGATGCAGACGAAACCGGTCGTGTTTTACTTGTTCATTGTATGGGCCACTATTGAGATTGTGAG GTATCCATTCTACATAGCACAGCTGTACAAGAAAGAAATCTATATATTGACGTGGCTGCGGTACACTTTGTGGATACCGTTATACCCCATCGGAGTTGTGTGTGAGGCAATTGTTATATTAAGAAACATACCATACTTCGAAGAGACGCAGAGACTAACGGTGTCTCTGCCGAACACTTGGAACTTTGCTTTCCACATGCCGACATTCATGAGAGTATATCTACTGTTACTTACCTTCCCAGGCATGTACACAGTAATGTCACACATGTACAAACTGAGAACTGTAAAGTTGAGACCAAAGATTGTGATTAAGAagtctaaataa
- the LOC115440885 gene encoding phosphatidylinositol 5-phosphate 4-kinase type-2 alpha produces MSVPTTGLSKLKKKHIRVKHQKVKLFRANEPLLSVFMWGVNHTINELSHVSIPVMLLPDDFRAYSKLKVDNHLFNKENMPSHFKVKEYCPLVFRNLRERFGIDDIDYKESLTRSQPIPDDSSGKSGAKFYQSYDRLFILKTLTSEEVERMHSFLKHYHPYIVERHGKTLLPQYLGMYRLTVDGIEHYLVATRNVFSNHLNIHRKYDLKGSTVDREASEKELEKELPTLKDNDFLKQGVRIDIGDAAKEKLLETLTADVEFLTKLHLMDYSLLLGVHECGRGEAEAEAARARDLERDSDRADSDTDSDTDNRHHGDRWGYNTPPDSPRGFARQSSLRYEGIIPELDIYAIPSQDAAPKKEIYFVALIDVLTHYGVKKQAAKAAKTVKYGSNVDGISTCDPEQYGKRFIEFVAKAIEGN; encoded by the exons ATGTCCGTTCCTACCACTGGGCTGAGCaaattgaaaaagaaacatATTCGTGTGAAACATCAAAAAGTGAAGCTATTTCGTGCTAATGAACCGTTACTCTCTGTTTTCATGTGGGGTGTGAATCATacg ataaatgAACTTAGCCATGTCTCAATACCTGTCATGCTGCTGCCCGATGACTTCAGAGCTTACTCAAAGCTCAAAGTTgacaatcatttatttaataa AGAAAACATGCCATCCCATTTCAAGGTGAAAGAGTACTGCCCACTGGTGTTCAGGAATTTGCGGGAAAGGTTCGGCATCGACGACATAGACTACAAAGAATCGCTCACAAG GTCTCAACCAATCCCTGACGATTCTTCGGGAAAATCCGGTGCGAAGTTCTACCAAAGTTACGATCGACTGTTCATTCTGAAAACCCTCACCTCTGAAGAAGTCGAGAGAATGCACTCATTCCTCAAACATTATCATCCT TACATAGTGGAGCGACACGGCAAGACGCTTCTGCCGCAGTACCTCGGCATGTACAGGCTGACTGTTGACGGCATTGAGCACTACCTCGTCGCCACCAGGAACGTGTTCTCCAACCACCTCAACATTCACAG AAAGTACGATCTCAAAGGGTCGACGGTGGACCGTGAGGCGTCGGAGAAGGAGTTGGAGAAAGAGCTGCCCACGCTCAAGGACAACGACTTCCTGAAGCAGGGCGTGCGCATCGACATCGGCGACGCCGCCAAGGAGAAGCTGCTGGAGACGCTCACGGCTGATGTTGAG TTCCTGACGAAGCTGCACCTGATGGACTACTCGCTGCTGCTGGGCGTGCACGAGTGCGGGCGTGGCGAGGCGGAGGCCGAGGCCGCCCGGGCGCGCGACCTCGAGCGCGACTCCGACCGCGCCGACTCCGACACCGACTCCGACACCGACAACCGACACCACGGCGACAG ATGGGGCTACAATACGCCACCAGACAGCCCGCGCGGGTTCGCGCGCCAGTCCTCGCTGCGGTACGAGGGCATCATACCAGAGCTAGACATCTACGCCATACCCAGCCAGGATG CTGCTCCAAAGAAGGAGATATATTTCGTAGCCCTGATCGATGTTCTTACACATTACGGTGTTAAGAAACAG GCAGCGAAAGCAGCGAAGACTGTGAAGTACGGCAGCAACGTGGACGGAATATCGACGTGCGACCCGGAACAGTACGGCAAACGGTTCATAGAGTTCGTCGCGAAGGCCATAGAGGGCAACTAA